A region from the Methanofollis liminatans DSM 4140 genome encodes:
- a CDS encoding beta/alpha barrel domain-containing protein — MSANVSVSVPADVPDEVRETYIDNFSTITKGTGRLMLFAGDQKIEHLNDDFYGDGIHQDDAEPEHLFRIASQGRIGVFATQIGLVARYGRDYPEVPYLVKLNSKTHLVKTAQKDPASPMITTVAQVVALRNQTGLKIAAVGYTIYLGSEFEAQMLAEAAQAVLEAHQHGLLTVLWIYPRGAAVKDEKDPHLIAGATGVAACLGSDFVKVNAPKKEGTASAVLLKEATLAAGRTKVVCAGGSSVDEAKFLKELYEQIHTGGCSGNATGRNIHQKSLEEAVRMCNAISAITIDGASLEDALALLKGN; from the coding sequence ATGTCTGCGAATGTTTCCGTATCTGTCCCTGCCGATGTCCCTGACGAGGTAAGGGAGACCTATATCGATAACTTTTCGACCATCACCAAGGGAACGGGCCGCCTCATGCTCTTTGCCGGCGACCAGAAGATCGAACACCTCAACGACGATTTCTACGGCGACGGGATCCACCAGGACGATGCCGAACCCGAGCACCTCTTCAGGATCGCAAGCCAGGGGCGCATCGGCGTCTTTGCGACCCAGATCGGGCTGGTCGCCCGGTACGGCCGGGACTATCCCGAGGTGCCGTACCTCGTCAAACTCAACTCCAAGACGCACCTGGTCAAGACCGCCCAGAAAGACCCGGCCAGCCCGATGATCACCACGGTGGCCCAGGTGGTCGCCCTCAGGAACCAGACCGGGCTGAAGATCGCCGCTGTCGGCTACACGATCTATCTCGGGTCGGAGTTCGAGGCCCAGATGCTCGCCGAGGCCGCACAGGCGGTGCTTGAGGCGCACCAGCACGGTCTTCTCACGGTGCTCTGGATCTACCCCCGCGGTGCGGCGGTCAAGGACGAGAAGGACCCGCACCTGATCGCCGGGGCGACCGGTGTCGCCGCATGTCTCGGTTCGGACTTCGTCAAGGTCAATGCCCCGAAGAAAGAGGGGACGGCGTCGGCTGTCCTCCTCAAAGAAGCCACCCTCGCCGCAGGGCGGACAAAAGTCGTCTGCGCCGGCGGGTCGAGCGTCGATGAAGCGAAATTCCTCAAGGAACTCTACGAGCAGATCCACACCGGCGGCTGCTCCGGGAACGCCACCGGGAGAAACATCCACCAGAAGTCCCTCGAGGAAGCGGTGCGGATGTGCAATGCGATCTCGGCGATCACCATCGATGGTGCGTCCCTTGAGGATGCCCTGGCCCTTCTGAAGGGCAACTGA
- a CDS encoding LSM domain-containing protein: MVNSIVLPVKKVYSLVDSRINVEIKDEGRKLQGRLVAVDEHLNLHMEETIEYTGEQRGRSLGTVVIRGNNILTISPLV; encoded by the coding sequence ATGGTCAACAGTATTGTTCTGCCGGTCAAAAAGGTATATTCTCTTGTTGATTCCAGGATTAATGTTGAAATCAAGGACGAGGGAAGGAAGTTGCAGGGCAGGCTTGTTGCGGTGGACGAACACCTGAACCTGCATATGGAAGAGACGATCGAGTACACCGGCGAGCAGCGCGGGCGCAGCCTTGGCACGGTCGTTATCAGAGGGAACAATATTCTGACGATCTCGCCTCTTGTCTGA
- a CDS encoding CHASE4 domain-containing protein encodes MKLLTHVVLVMILVASALIGGIFFASDYLLIQNLKETEYTAVTESCNLVNHTIQREIDTLGVTGRDWATWDDTYFFVQNRNQAYIDSNLVDETYINTDLDCFLILNSTGMPVYGRTFDHENQTAVQIPENFLTRIEESLGAQRSDTVEGIIVFPEGPMIVAAEPVLRSTGEGPAVGTLIMGRYIDDDLTGEISDITQMPVTIRSAGDPSIYSGLSQNPGPEDGTPIIIAPSENKTIVSGIITIPDINGKPAFTTRIDLTRHLYLQGLEAIYAYIIIITVICAMAGIVLIISLNRTLISPLEIMSGTVTAIRKDQDYSRRMREGGVAEIETLSTSMNALFSSLQSSIEQQKEYEEILRESEEKYSTLFRSANDSIFIIRGDRLEDCNTRALEVLGRTREEVFGAPIEILSPAYQPDGQRSADAIREYIRRAYAGESLSFSWEYQTADGTHRNAEITANRFDLRSGAYLLVIGRDITERLEMERLKDEAFGQIEQNLEQFAILNDEIRNPLQVIQAIVEMDSCKEAKSVLTQVEIIDDLVNQLDRGYIESEKVREFLRKHYRIGEEK; translated from the coding sequence ATGAAACTGCTCACGCATGTCGTTCTTGTTATGATCCTGGTGGCTTCTGCCCTGATCGGCGGCATCTTTTTCGCCTCAGATTATCTTCTCATCCAGAATCTGAAAGAAACCGAATATACCGCCGTGACAGAGTCCTGCAATCTGGTGAACCACACCATCCAGCGTGAGATCGATACGCTGGGAGTCACCGGCAGGGACTGGGCAACGTGGGACGACACCTATTTCTTTGTCCAGAACAGGAATCAGGCATATATCGATTCCAATCTCGTCGACGAGACCTATATCAATACAGATCTGGACTGCTTCCTCATCCTGAACAGCACAGGGATGCCGGTCTACGGCAGAACATTCGACCACGAAAACCAGACCGCCGTTCAAATCCCGGAGAATTTCCTCACCCGGATCGAAGAATCCCTGGGGGCTCAACGCTCCGACACCGTCGAGGGGATCATCGTCTTCCCCGAAGGGCCGATGATCGTCGCCGCAGAACCCGTGCTGCGGAGCACCGGCGAGGGCCCCGCAGTCGGCACCCTGATCATGGGGCGGTACATCGACGACGATCTGACCGGAGAGATCTCAGACATCACCCAGATGCCGGTCACGATCCGGTCCGCCGGCGACCCCTCCATCTACAGCGGCCTCTCCCAGAACCCGGGGCCGGAAGACGGCACACCGATCATCATCGCACCCTCGGAGAACAAAACGATCGTCTCAGGGATCATTACCATCCCCGATATCAACGGAAAACCCGCCTTCACCACCAGGATCGACCTCACGCGCCACCTTTACCTTCAGGGCCTGGAGGCCATTTATGCCTATATTATCATCATCACCGTGATCTGCGCGATGGCAGGGATCGTCCTCATCATCTCCCTCAACAGAACCCTCATATCCCCTCTCGAGATAATGAGCGGCACGGTCACCGCCATCAGGAAGGATCAGGATTATTCCCGCCGCATGCGCGAAGGAGGTGTCGCCGAGATCGAGACGCTTTCAACATCGATGAACGCCCTCTTTTCGTCCCTCCAGTCTTCGATTGAGCAGCAGAAAGAGTATGAGGAGATTCTCCGGGAATCGGAGGAAAAATATTCCACGCTCTTCCGCTCGGCAAACGACAGTATCTTCATCATCAGAGGGGACCGCCTGGAAGACTGCAACACCCGCGCCCTCGAGGTCCTCGGACGCACCCGGGAAGAGGTTTTCGGGGCGCCGATCGAGATCCTTTCCCCGGCGTACCAGCCCGACGGCCAGCGCTCTGCCGACGCCATCAGGGAGTACATCAGGAGGGCGTATGCCGGCGAGTCCCTCAGTTTCTCGTGGGAGTATCAGACCGCAGACGGAACGCACCGGAACGCCGAGATCACGGCGAACAGGTTCGACCTGCGTTCGGGAGCGTACCTGCTCGTCATCGGGCGCGACATCACCGAACGGCTCGAGATGGAGAGACTCAAGGACGAGGCGTTCGGCCAGATTGAGCAGAACCTCGAGCAGTTCGCCATATTAAACGACGAGATCAGAAATCCCCTCCAGGTTATTCAGGCGATCGTCGAGATGGACTCCTGCAAAGAGGCGAAATCCGTCCTGACGCAGGTCGAGATCATCGACGACCTCGTCAACCAGCTCGATCGCGGCTATATCGAGTCTGAGAAGGTCAGGGAGTTCCTCAGGAAGCACTACCGGATCGGCGAGGAAAAATAG
- a CDS encoding class 1 fructose-bisphosphatase has product MTTLHEYLESAGCETDLCTLIELIAEQAQPIREAFITHQAYAESENVYGERQAAMDTWSDELITRVLGESGLVRALSSEEQDEVRTFPGAKAEYAVVMDPMDGSSLIQTNLAVGTIVGIFGGGDVLQPGRDLKAALYMLYGPMTTLTLTVGKGVCIFAMDHGGVYRLLERDVRIPDGNLYGTGGGRPDWIDQHAAFITAVEADGAKLRYTGSYVADFHQILKYGGIYCYPALKGKPKGKLRLLYEAIPVGFIAAQAGGAITDGHIDLLDLKPAEPHQRTPIYVGSMNMISLVKETFERSRV; this is encoded by the coding sequence ATGACGACGTTGCATGAGTATCTGGAGTCTGCAGGCTGCGAAACCGACCTCTGCACACTGATAGAATTGATCGCAGAGCAGGCGCAGCCGATCAGGGAGGCGTTCATCACCCATCAGGCATATGCCGAATCCGAGAACGTCTATGGCGAGCGGCAGGCTGCGATGGACACCTGGTCTGACGAACTGATCACCCGCGTCCTCGGGGAGTCCGGGCTGGTGCGCGCACTCTCGTCAGAGGAGCAGGACGAGGTCAGGACATTTCCCGGGGCGAAGGCCGAGTATGCCGTGGTGATGGACCCGATGGACGGGTCGTCCCTGATCCAGACGAACCTCGCCGTCGGGACGATCGTCGGCATCTTCGGCGGCGGCGACGTCCTCCAGCCCGGGCGGGACCTGAAGGCGGCGCTCTATATGCTCTACGGCCCGATGACCACCCTCACCCTGACGGTGGGGAAGGGCGTCTGCATCTTTGCGATGGACCACGGCGGCGTCTACCGCCTTCTCGAACGGGACGTGCGGATCCCTGACGGAAACCTCTACGGCACCGGCGGCGGGAGGCCTGACTGGATCGATCAGCACGCCGCCTTCATCACCGCCGTCGAGGCGGACGGGGCAAAACTCCGGTACACCGGGTCCTATGTTGCCGATTTCCACCAGATCCTCAAATACGGCGGGATCTATTGTTACCCGGCCCTGAAGGGAAAACCGAAGGGAAAACTCAGGCTCCTGTACGAGGCGATCCCGGTCGGCTTTATCGCGGCGCAGGCCGGCGGTGCGATCACTGATGGCCATATTGACCTCCTCGACCTCAAACCGGCAGAACCGCACCAGCGCACGCCTATCTATGTCGGGTCGATGAACATGATCAGCCTGGTGAAGGAGACGTTCGAACGGTCGCGGGTATGA
- a CDS encoding tetratricopeptide repeat protein, with product MKLKWIILILLVVAASWVYISDKTSKDPAFIDSAIANTSTAAAGTLISVGQYDAAVVFADLALPVATADCDLLMEKGKALSALGRNEEASACYDLILAEDPDAADALAGKATALFRMGDMETSYAYAMDALAIDGTDLAALERAGAASLNLGNYAEAADYYDRIVTLRPGDAAAWIRRGDALLSISILMEEEMKTAFSDLGKPGATMGTLNIDPYMEAMECYNRAISLDPMVAPMLATRMIARSQMTINTCQDILENL from the coding sequence ATGAAGCTGAAGTGGATCATCCTGATCCTGCTGGTCGTCGCCGCTTCCTGGGTCTATATCTCGGACAAAACCTCAAAAGACCCTGCGTTCATCGACTCGGCGATCGCCAACACCAGCACCGCCGCCGCCGGCACCCTGATCTCGGTGGGTCAGTACGATGCCGCGGTCGTCTTTGCCGATCTGGCCCTCCCGGTTGCGACGGCCGATTGCGATCTTCTCATGGAGAAGGGGAAGGCGCTCTCGGCGCTGGGAAGGAACGAAGAGGCCTCGGCCTGCTATGACCTGATCCTCGCGGAAGACCCGGACGCCGCCGACGCTCTTGCCGGCAAGGCGACGGCATTGTTCAGGATGGGAGATATGGAGACCTCGTATGCGTATGCGATGGATGCCCTCGCCATCGACGGCACCGATCTCGCCGCCCTTGAACGTGCCGGCGCCGCCAGCCTCAACCTCGGCAATTATGCAGAAGCTGCAGACTATTACGACCGGATCGTAACGCTCAGGCCCGGCGATGCGGCTGCATGGATCAGGAGGGGAGATGCCCTCCTCTCCATCTCGATCCTGATGGAAGAGGAGATGAAGACCGCCTTCTCAGACCTGGGAAAGCCCGGTGCGACGATGGGCACCTTAAATATCGATCCCTATATGGAGGCGATGGAGTGCTACAACCGCGCCATCAGCCTTGACCCGATGGTTGCGCCCATGCTTGCGACCAGGATGATCGCCCGGTCTCAGATGACGATCAATACCTGTCAGGATATCCTCGAAAACCTCTGA
- a CDS encoding helix-turn-helix transcriptional regulator: protein MPSVEDEALKIIQSRPEGVLQSELWKLLDIDSRKCSRVVKKLFDAGLIDRIEFREEGIKTYQLKARQQAVDPALLMAGEELIPCIACELDCIVEQCPLLLDWMYELAINEVNE from the coding sequence ATGCCGTCCGTTGAAGACGAAGCCCTGAAGATCATCCAGTCAAGGCCCGAGGGGGTTCTCCAGAGCGAGCTCTGGAAACTCCTCGACATCGACAGCCGGAAGTGCTCGCGCGTCGTTAAGAAATTATTCGATGCCGGCCTCATCGACCGGATCGAGTTCAGGGAAGAGGGCATCAAGACGTATCAGCTGAAGGCGCGGCAGCAGGCGGTCGACCCGGCGCTCCTGATGGCCGGCGAAGAGCTGATCCCCTGCATCGCCTGCGAACTCGACTGCATCGTGGAGCAGTGCCCTCTGCTCCTTGACTGGATGTACGAGCTCGCAATAAACGAGGTCAACGAGTAG
- a CDS encoding fructose 1,6-bisphosphatase: MITLTVLTADFGGFPAGLRAHPLLVEKAAKLLRAEHGKRIIDSFTTRAGGRLASVFTSAGEDGAVCVVDDLCAACRIVSGEIGLSGSGGAETVSLTFEERPGEAVLVFLSAGAAPSVWGMPLCRIFADPFTSPALVREPLMCGGFSFTCDDGSVFSTPAEICGLLRHLEGGRLPVRVERQDRLPAAAAGRGPDPALIVRAGKGLPVVGEAITAAAGNGLMAVSLCDMTPVRPKTACLGFSIHDGMLIGPADLYDDPVFGR, translated from the coding sequence ATGATCACTCTCACGGTCCTGACGGCCGACTTCGGCGGCTTCCCTGCAGGGCTGCGGGCCCACCCGCTCCTCGTGGAGAAAGCGGCAAAACTGCTCAGGGCCGAGCACGGTAAGCGGATCATCGACTCGTTCACCACCAGGGCGGGAGGGAGACTGGCCTCTGTGTTCACCTCAGCAGGGGAGGATGGGGCTGTTTGTGTCGTTGACGACCTCTGTGCGGCATGCAGGATCGTTTCAGGTGAGATCGGATTGTCCGGGAGCGGCGGTGCCGAAACGGTCAGCCTCACCTTTGAAGAGCGGCCCGGAGAGGCGGTGCTGGTCTTCCTCTCCGCCGGTGCCGCCCCGAGCGTCTGGGGCATGCCCCTCTGCCGGATCTTTGCCGACCCCTTCACCTCTCCGGCTCTGGTCAGGGAACCCCTGATGTGCGGGGGGTTTTCGTTCACCTGCGACGACGGGTCGGTCTTTTCCACCCCCGCGGAGATCTGCGGTCTCCTTCGTCACCTCGAAGGCGGGCGCCTTCCGGTCAGGGTCGAACGGCAGGATCGCCTGCCGGCGGCGGCAGCCGGCCGCGGCCCTGACCCGGCGCTCATCGTCAGGGCAGGGAAAGGGCTGCCGGTCGTCGGGGAGGCCATCACCGCCGCGGCCGGAAATGGTCTCATGGCGGTCAGCCTCTGCGATATGACGCCGGTCCGTCCGAAAACGGCGTGCCTGGGCTTCAGTATCCATGACGGCATGCTCATCGGGCCTGCCGACCTCTATGACGATCCGGTCTTTGGCCGCTGA
- a CDS encoding flavin reductase family protein, giving the protein MKQSIGAKTLLYPHPVLIVCTYDAAGTPDAMTAAWGGICSSDPPSVAVSVQKVRKTYENLMARSAFTVCIPPARYVAEADYFGIESGRNADKIRAAGLTAVQSDVVDAPYIAEFPVVLECRVSQTVEIGIHTQFIGEIVDVKVDGSVLGSDGKPNVEKIAPFIYDSAARTYRAVGSEIARAFSAGLALKR; this is encoded by the coding sequence ATGAAGCAATCGATAGGTGCGAAAACGCTCCTCTACCCGCACCCGGTCCTGATCGTCTGCACGTACGACGCCGCGGGCACCCCGGATGCCATGACCGCCGCCTGGGGCGGCATCTGCTCGTCCGACCCTCCTTCAGTCGCCGTATCGGTCCAGAAAGTGCGAAAGACCTACGAGAACCTGATGGCGAGATCCGCCTTCACCGTCTGCATCCCGCCGGCCCGGTATGTGGCAGAGGCCGACTACTTCGGGATCGAGTCCGGGAGAAATGCCGACAAGATCAGGGCCGCAGGATTGACCGCCGTGCAGAGCGACGTGGTGGACGCCCCTTATATCGCAGAGTTCCCGGTGGTGCTCGAGTGCAGGGTCTCGCAGACCGTCGAGATCGGCATCCACACCCAGTTCATCGGGGAGATCGTCGACGTGAAGGTGGACGGATCCGTCCTCGGATCTGACGGAAAACCAAACGTCGAGAAGATCGCCCCCTTCATCTATGACTCTGCCGCCCGAACCTATCGCGCCGTGGGATCAGAGATCGCACGCGCCTTTTCGGCAGGGCTCGCCCTCAAGAGGTAA
- a CDS encoding CDC48 family AAA ATPase, giving the protein MQKDQIEVTVKEAYHEDAGRGIARLGMDVMKALNLVSGDVIEIQGKQKAAAIVWPGYPEDIGKGIIRIDGNIRGNAHTGIDDTVKIRKVEAGYGQKVVFQPTQPIRLVGGEQYLKRLMNGRPVVEGQTFRINVLGNPLTFVVAKVSPRGIAIINDSTEIELKETPYKPEEGKRKEVSDVHYEDIGGLGRELDMVREMIELPLRHPEIFERLGIEPPKGVLLYGPPGTGKTLIAKAVANEVDANFISISGPEIMGKYYGESEERLREVFEKAQENAPTIVFIDEIDSIAPKREETKGEVERRVVAQLLSLMDGLKTRGQVVVIAATNIPDAIDPALRRGGRFDREIEIGIPDRKGRHEIFQVHTRGVPLAESVDLQHLADVTHGFVGADISLLVKEAAMHALRQVIPKIKIEEEIPAELIEKLRVTAEDFDEARKHVEPSAMREVLVEVPNVSWEDVGGLEDVKAELTEAVEWPLKYPEIFARMQTKPPKGILLFGPPGTGKTLLAKATANESECNFISVKGPELLSKWVGESEKGVREIFRKARQASPSIIFFDEIDALVPKRGSYADSSHVTESVVSQLLTELDGLEELKSVMVLGATNRPDMLDDALLRPGRLDRIVYVPPPDLESRKKIFEVYLKGTEEMMASDVDIDDLVARSDGYVGADIEAVVREAKLAAMREFIAAMKDKTAEERTDAIGNVRVTKKHFDTAFGKVKGSLSPESLEEFERLSWEILYSHEQRSVLEKAAALVKRAGLAAGKGGDEVATLAGDLRKAVYARTKDLAGIRALSEKLEVALEKKRPATIPAPMHGS; this is encoded by the coding sequence ATGCAGAAAGATCAGATTGAAGTAACGGTGAAGGAGGCCTATCACGAGGATGCCGGTCGGGGGATCGCACGCCTCGGCATGGACGTGATGAAGGCCCTCAACCTCGTTTCCGGCGATGTGATCGAGATCCAGGGCAAGCAGAAGGCCGCGGCCATCGTCTGGCCCGGCTATCCCGAGGACATCGGGAAAGGCATCATCAGGATCGACGGCAACATCCGCGGCAACGCTCATACCGGCATCGACGATACCGTCAAAATCCGGAAGGTGGAGGCAGGTTACGGCCAGAAGGTCGTCTTCCAGCCGACCCAGCCGATCCGTCTCGTCGGCGGCGAACAGTACCTCAAACGGCTGATGAACGGCAGGCCGGTCGTCGAGGGGCAGACCTTCAGGATCAATGTCCTGGGCAACCCCCTGACCTTCGTCGTCGCCAAGGTCTCGCCCCGGGGGATCGCGATCATCAACGACTCGACCGAGATCGAGCTGAAGGAGACGCCGTACAAGCCTGAGGAAGGGAAGCGCAAGGAGGTCTCCGACGTCCACTACGAGGACATCGGCGGCCTCGGCCGCGAGCTCGACATGGTCAGGGAGATGATCGAACTCCCGCTCAGGCACCCCGAGATCTTCGAGCGCCTCGGGATCGAGCCCCCGAAGGGCGTGCTCCTCTACGGCCCGCCAGGCACGGGCAAGACCCTGATCGCGAAGGCTGTCGCAAACGAGGTGGATGCCAACTTCATCTCCATCTCGGGCCCCGAGATCATGGGCAAGTACTATGGCGAGTCAGAGGAGCGGCTGCGCGAGGTCTTTGAAAAAGCGCAGGAGAACGCCCCGACGATCGTCTTCATCGACGAGATCGACTCGATCGCCCCCAAGCGCGAGGAGACGAAGGGCGAGGTGGAGCGGCGGGTCGTCGCCCAGCTCCTCTCCTTGATGGACGGGCTCAAGACCAGGGGACAGGTCGTCGTCATCGCGGCGACGAACATCCCCGACGCCATCGACCCGGCCCTGCGCCGGGGCGGGCGGTTCGACCGCGAGATCGAGATCGGCATCCCCGACCGGAAGGGGCGGCACGAGATCTTCCAGGTGCACACCCGCGGCGTTCCCCTTGCGGAGAGCGTCGACCTCCAGCATCTCGCCGACGTGACCCACGGCTTCGTCGGCGCCGACATCTCACTCCTGGTAAAGGAGGCGGCGATGCACGCCCTCCGGCAGGTGATCCCGAAGATCAAGATCGAGGAGGAGATCCCGGCCGAACTGATCGAGAAACTGCGGGTCACGGCCGAGGACTTCGACGAGGCCAGAAAGCATGTCGAGCCCTCGGCGATGCGCGAGGTGCTCGTCGAGGTGCCGAACGTCTCCTGGGAGGACGTCGGCGGGCTTGAAGACGTGAAGGCCGAACTCACCGAGGCGGTGGAATGGCCGCTGAAGTACCCTGAGATCTTTGCCCGGATGCAGACCAAACCCCCGAAGGGGATCCTCCTCTTCGGCCCGCCCGGAACAGGAAAGACCCTGCTCGCCAAAGCGACGGCGAACGAGAGCGAGTGCAACTTCATCTCGGTAAAGGGGCCTGAGCTCCTCTCGAAGTGGGTCGGCGAATCTGAAAAGGGCGTGCGCGAGATCTTCCGCAAGGCGCGGCAGGCGTCCCCGTCGATCATCTTCTTCGATGAGATCGATGCCCTCGTGCCAAAGCGCGGCTCGTATGCCGACTCCTCGCACGTGACCGAGAGCGTCGTCTCCCAGCTCCTCACTGAGCTCGACGGGCTGGAGGAGCTCAAAAGCGTCATGGTCCTCGGCGCCACAAACCGCCCTGACATGCTCGACGACGCCCTCCTGCGCCCGGGCCGCCTCGACCGGATCGTCTATGTCCCCCCGCCCGACCTGGAGAGCCGGAAGAAGATCTTCGAGGTCTACCTGAAGGGCACCGAGGAGATGATGGCATCTGACGTCGACATCGACGATCTCGTCGCCCGGAGCGACGGCTACGTCGGCGCCGACATCGAAGCGGTCGTCAGGGAGGCGAAACTCGCGGCGATGCGGGAGTTCATCGCGGCGATGAAGGACAAGACTGCCGAGGAGCGCACCGATGCCATCGGCAACGTCAGGGTCACGAAGAAGCACTTCGACACCGCCTTTGGAAAGGTGAAGGGCTCGCTCTCGCCTGAGAGCCTCGAAGAGTTCGAGCGGCTCTCCTGGGAGATCCTCTACTCCCACGAACAGCGTTCGGTCCTCGAAAAGGCCGCCGCCCTTGTTAAACGGGCCGGACTTGCGGCAGGGAAAGGCGGCGATGAGGTCGCAACCCTCGCAGGGGACCTCAGGAAGGCGGTCTACGCGAGAACAAAAGATCTCGCCGGGATCAGGGCCCTCTCAGAAAAACTTGAAGTCGCGCTCGAGAAGAAGAGGCCTGCAACCATTCCCGCGCCCATGCACGGGAGCTGA
- a CDS encoding putative manganese-dependent inorganic diphosphatase, with protein sequence MNKVYVIGHRHPDTDSICSAIGYAELLNSKEPGKYVPARCGDINPETRFVLERFGVEAPLFIESVEPNVSDLPFTYPLSARADVPTIEVVAMMDEHGVRNMPIVDDEGRLLGLVSEHGLARAYVTRTKIQQLSITPIKLETLAKILDARIVVPGKDLLEGRVHIAIDALHVSLSRLTSSDVAIVGDNEPAQLALISAGIAALIIADGSPVGDRMINAAVARNVAVLATSLDAFGVGKMINLSLPASMVMATDVPRIAISDPLEYVKDVVSNSKYRTACVVEGDNRLLGMVSRNTFVDDIHKSVILVDHNEYSQAVDGIEKADVMEIVDHHRLGAITTLKPIRFLNDPVGSTSTIITRKFIESGVEPTPSTAGLLLSGVLSDTLALKMSTTTPEDERAVNYLAGIAGVDAGAFGIELVQQGIELENVPLHELLLRDTKHYNLFEKSVVISQVTVPSFEFSASHAGEIRANVAALREETGADFFVALFTNVFENASDLFAAADEVNLAKMGMAEQPKRLDGVMSRKKDFLPQFGNMLRRL encoded by the coding sequence ATGAATAAGGTCTATGTGATCGGGCACAGGCACCCTGATACCGACAGCATCTGCAGCGCAATCGGCTATGCCGAACTCCTCAACTCGAAAGAGCCTGGAAAATACGTCCCGGCCCGGTGCGGCGATATAAACCCGGAGACCAGGTTCGTTCTGGAACGGTTCGGCGTCGAAGCCCCGCTCTTCATCGAGAGCGTCGAGCCGAACGTCTCCGATCTCCCCTTCACCTATCCGCTGAGCGCGCGCGCCGACGTCCCGACGATCGAGGTCGTCGCCATGATGGACGAGCACGGCGTGCGGAACATGCCGATCGTCGATGACGAAGGGCGTCTTCTCGGTCTGGTGAGCGAACACGGCCTTGCACGTGCCTACGTGACGCGTACGAAGATCCAGCAACTCTCGATCACGCCCATCAAACTCGAAACCCTTGCAAAGATCCTGGATGCCCGGATCGTCGTCCCGGGCAAGGATCTCCTGGAAGGGAGGGTGCACATCGCCATCGACGCCCTCCACGTCTCCCTCTCCCGCCTCACCTCCAGCGACGTCGCCATCGTCGGCGACAACGAACCGGCGCAACTGGCCCTGATCTCCGCGGGGATCGCCGCCCTGATCATCGCCGACGGTTCGCCGGTCGGCGACCGGATGATCAACGCCGCCGTCGCCAGGAACGTCGCCGTCCTTGCCACGTCCCTCGACGCCTTCGGGGTCGGTAAGATGATCAACCTCTCCCTTCCGGCGAGCATGGTGATGGCGACCGACGTCCCGCGGATTGCGATCTCCGACCCGCTGGAATATGTCAAGGACGTCGTTTCGAACTCCAAGTACAGGACGGCCTGCGTGGTCGAGGGAGACAACCGTCTCCTCGGCATGGTCTCCAGGAACACCTTCGTCGACGACATCCACAAGTCGGTGATCCTGGTCGACCACAACGAGTACTCGCAGGCCGTGGACGGTATCGAGAAGGCCGACGTCATGGAGATCGTCGACCACCACCGCCTGGGGGCGATCACCACCTTAAAACCGATCCGCTTCCTCAACGACCCGGTGGGCTCGACATCGACGATCATCACCCGCAAGTTCATCGAGAGCGGGGTCGAACCGACGCCCTCGACGGCCGGCCTTCTCCTCTCGGGTGTCCTCTCAGATACCCTTGCCCTGAAGATGTCCACGACCACCCCTGAAGACGAGCGGGCGGTGAACTACCTCGCCGGCATCGCCGGTGTCGATGCCGGTGCCTTCGGGATCGAACTCGTCCAGCAGGGGATCGAGCTGGAGAACGTGCCCCTCCACGAACTCCTGCTCAGGGATACGAAGCACTACAACCTCTTCGAGAAGAGCGTGGTCATCTCGCAGGTCACCGTCCCTTCCTTTGAGTTCTCCGCCTCCCATGCAGGAGAGATCAGGGCAAACGTGGCGGCGCTCCGCGAAGAGACCGGCGCGGATTTTTTCGTCGCCCTCTTCACCAACGTCTTTGAAAATGCAAGCGACCTCTTTGCGGCGGCGGACGAGGTAAACCTTGCAAAAATGGGCATGGCCGAGCAGCCGAAGAGGCTCGACGGCGTGATGTCGCGGAAGAAGGATTTCCTTCCCCAGTTCGGGAACATGCTCAGGCGCCTCTGA